The sequence below is a genomic window from Escherichia marmotae.
GGACAAAGAGACGGAATCCACGGATATGACCAAGTGGCAGATCTTTGTCGAATATGTTTTGAAAAACAAAGTGATCTGGCTGCTGTGCTTCGCCAACATCTTCCTGTACGTGGTGCGTATTGGTATCGACCAGTGGTCAACCGTCTACGCTTTCCAGGAACTCAAACTCTCTAAAGCGGTAGCGATTCAGGGCTTTACGCTGTTTGAAGCAGGCGCACTGGTCGGTACGCTGCTGTGGGGCTGGCTCTCCGACCTGGCGAATGGTCGCCGTGGCCTGGTGGCCTGTATCGCGCTGGCACTGATTATCGCGACACTCGGTGTGTATCAGCACGCCAGCAATCAATACATCTACCTGGCTTCTCTCTTTGCATTAGGTTTCCTGGTATTTGGTCCGCAACTGTTGATTGGCGTGGCGGCTGTTGGCTTTGTACCGAAAAAAGCGATCGGCGCTGCCGACGGGATTAAAGGCACCTTCGCCTACCTGATTGGTGACAGCTTTGCCAAGTTAGGTCTGGGGATGATTGCCGATGGTACTCCGGTATTCGGCCTTACCGGCTGGGCTGGAACCTTCGCCGCGCTGGATATCGCCGCAATTGGCTGTATCTGCCTGATGGCGATAGTCGCGGTGATGGAAGAACGCAAAATCCGCCGCGAGAAAAAAATTCAGCAGTTGACAGTGGCATAAACGTAACTGGTGACTTTTGCCCGGCATGATGCCGGGCTTTTTTTATTCCGTGATCTCAAGCGTAGTGAAGGAAAACGTCTCGCCATCAAACAAACCCTGGCTGGTCAGTTTCAGCGCGGGGATCACTGGCAGGGAAAGAAATGCCATCTGAATAAACGGTTCATCCGGTAGTGGACCACATTCACGGGCGGCGACTTTCAATGCGTCAATTTGTTCCGCCAGTGACTGCGCTGTGTCGGTGCTCATCAGCCCGGCAATGGGCAACGGCAGGTGGCTCTGTACCTGACCGTTACGTACTACGCAAAGCCCACCGCCGTCCTGAATAACCTGATTCACCGCCAGCGCCATTTCTTCGGTGCTACGACCGATCACCACAATATTATGGCTGTCATGGCTGACCGTCGCCGCCATCGCGCCTTCGTTCAGGCCAAAGCCGCCGAGCAAACCACAGGCCGGAGCCAGTCGTTGCCCGTAGCGCTCAAGCACGGCAATAAAGCACACATCATCGCGATCAAAACCGTTTTCGCTGTAAACGCAGGAGCGGGAGTGCGTAATCAGTTCGTTATGAATAACGTCAATGACACGATAGCGTTTTCCGGGAGTAAATTGCAGCGCAAAGTCGCTGGCGGAAACTGGCTGGCGGGCAATGGTATTGCCATACGGCGGGGCAGATTGCGCCAGTCTTACCGACTCTTGTGCCTGTAAGGTTTGTGCGTCAATCGGTTCGCCTTTCACCAGTACCTGTTGTACTGTGACCTTACGCGCGTCACTTAGCAGAACGATATCGGCCTGTTTGCCTGGTGCCAGTAAACCGAGATGATTAAGACCAAAATGACGCGCCGTCGGCCAACTGGCTACACGATATGCCACATGCAGCGGCACATAGTGTTGTTCGATCAGGCGGCGGATTAAGGCGTCGATATGCCCTTCATGGGCAATTTCCCACGGGTTACGGTCATCGGTACAGAGCATGCATTGCGGGCTGTTAAATTCGTTGATCAACGGTGCCAGTGCATTGAGATTGCGGGCGGCGGACCCTTCGCGGATCATCAACGACATACCGAGTTGTAATTTCCGGCGACCTTCTTCCAGCAGATAACTTTCGTGGCAGTTTTCAATACCCGCAGCAATATAAGCGTTAAGTTCTTTACCACCCAAACCGGGACAGTGACCGTCCAGCGTCAGATGGCGAAACGCGTCCAGTTTATCGAGTAGCGCATTTTGGCCGCTAATCACGCCTGGATAGTCCATCATCTCGGCCAGACCGGTAACCTGCGGATGATCCCGCCAGGTGAGCATCTGTTCGAGGGTAAAACTGGCACCGTTTACATCGCAGCCTTCCAGGGCGGGAACGCAAGAACTGACCTGCAAATACTGATTCTGCCTTGCCTGTTCAGCGCAGCGGGCAAACCAGGCGAATCCGGCTTCACCCATGACGTTGACGATTTCATGAGGGTCGCAAATGACGGTTGTCAGGCCACGCGGCAGGGTGGCGGTTTCAAAGGTGACTGGCGTCATCATGCTGGATTCAATATGCAGGTGAGCATCAATAAACCCCGGCACTGCCGTTGCGCCGTTAGCATCAATTCGATGCAAAGCCGGAGCGTCGGCGTATTCTGCGCCAACACCGGCAATGTAACGCCCTTTAATCACAATCGGGCCGGAAATTTCTCCGCCATTGATCAGATCCAGAATAGAGACATTATCAATAATATAATCGGCAACGGCTTCTCCACGGGATACGGCTAACAATTCCTGGTATTCGCCCCGACTAATGTGATGAAATTTATGGCTAATAGAATTATTCATGTTTTTCTCATTTTGATTTTATCAGTTTGATTATTATTTATCATAAAGAAACGTCGCGAGATTATTAAAGAATATCCATTAA
It includes:
- the adeD gene encoding adenine deaminase; amino-acid sequence: MNNSISHKFHHISRGEYQELLAVSRGEAVADYIIDNVSILDLINGGEISGPIVIKGRYIAGVGAEYADAPALHRIDANGATAVPGFIDAHLHIESSMMTPVTFETATLPRGLTTVICDPHEIVNVMGEAGFAWFARCAEQARQNQYLQVSSCVPALEGCDVNGASFTLEQMLTWRDHPQVTGLAEMMDYPGVISGQNALLDKLDAFRHLTLDGHCPGLGGKELNAYIAAGIENCHESYLLEEGRRKLQLGMSLMIREGSAARNLNALAPLINEFNSPQCMLCTDDRNPWEIAHEGHIDALIRRLIEQHYVPLHVAYRVASWPTARHFGLNHLGLLAPGKQADIVLLSDARKVTVQQVLVKGEPIDAQTLQAQESVRLAQSAPPYGNTIARQPVSASDFALQFTPGKRYRVIDVIHNELITHSRSCVYSENGFDRDDVCFIAVLERYGQRLAPACGLLGGFGLNEGAMAATVSHDSHNIVVIGRSTEEMALAVNQVIQDGGGLCVVRNGQVQSHLPLPIAGLMSTDTAQSLAEQIDALKVAARECGPLPDEPFIQMAFLSLPVIPALKLTSQGLFDGETFSFTTLEITE